Proteins from one Legionella taurinensis genomic window:
- the mltB gene encoding lytic murein transglycosylase B, whose protein sequence is MRRLATFCLTLLALLTHGLSHADSAFTHRKDVQNFINTMVKQHHFNRQELTAVMSEVQLQPQIIESMEKPYEKKTWDVYKQLFLTPQRLQGGLEFWKANQAILAKAEKHYGVPANIIVAIIGVETLYGKNQGNYRVIDALSTLAFNYPKRSRFFTKELGEFLLLCREHHVKPTQYMGSYAGAMGKPQFMPSSYRTFAADFTNNPKKDLMNDDQAVIASIANYFHKHGWKNNQGIAQPAKINGYGVKRINTNYRSAVYSMRQLAAAGVKPLTAALNQPQKAGLIELTTQTGPEYWLAYPNFYVITRYNSSPQYALAVFLLSQQLKAQWTANQKGKQFAYA, encoded by the coding sequence ATGCGACGACTTGCTACTTTCTGCCTTACCCTCCTGGCTCTTTTAACCCATGGCTTATCCCATGCCGATTCCGCGTTTACGCACCGCAAAGATGTTCAAAATTTCATCAATACCATGGTTAAACAACACCACTTCAACCGCCAGGAACTGACCGCCGTGATGAGCGAAGTGCAGTTACAGCCGCAAATCATTGAATCCATGGAAAAACCCTATGAGAAAAAAACCTGGGATGTTTACAAACAACTGTTCCTGACACCCCAGCGTCTGCAGGGCGGCCTGGAATTCTGGAAAGCCAATCAGGCCATACTGGCGAAAGCTGAAAAACACTACGGCGTTCCCGCCAACATCATTGTCGCCATCATTGGCGTGGAAACCCTGTACGGCAAAAATCAGGGCAATTACCGCGTCATCGATGCCCTGTCGACCTTAGCCTTTAATTACCCCAAGCGTTCACGTTTCTTCACCAAGGAATTGGGTGAATTCTTACTCTTATGCCGCGAACACCACGTAAAACCCACACAGTACATGGGCTCTTATGCCGGCGCCATGGGCAAACCGCAATTCATGCCCAGCAGTTACCGTACGTTTGCTGCCGATTTCACCAACAACCCCAAAAAGGATTTAATGAACGATGATCAGGCGGTCATCGCGAGCATTGCCAATTATTTCCACAAGCATGGCTGGAAAAACAATCAGGGCATCGCGCAGCCAGCCAAAATCAATGGGTATGGCGTCAAACGCATCAATACCAATTACCGCAGTGCGGTTTACAGCATGAGGCAATTGGCTGCCGCCGGCGTGAAACCACTGACTGCCGCTCTGAATCAACCGCAGAAAGCCGGCTTAATTGAATTAACCACGCAAACCGGCCCGGAGTATTGGTTAGCCTATCCGAATTTTTATGTCATTACCCGTTACAATTCCAGTCCGCAATACGCGTTAGCCGTGTTCCTGCTGTCCCAGCAGTTAAAGGCGCAATGGACAGCGAATCAAAAGGGTAAACAATTTGCCTATGCCTGA
- the gspM gene encoding type II secretion system protein GspM: MIAYWQNLNERERWMVVIAALAVMVYGFYLFIYSPLTTAVSTRTQQLKEKSETLVWMQGIKRQGGQQSPKAIDNSKLLSIIASQLSNKTFSPFPYQLEQTGVGDIQLSFEQVPYAAILRWLWALNSDYTVTLKQIRMDKTNTPGVVKLMVLLAAT; this comes from the coding sequence GTGATTGCTTACTGGCAGAATTTGAACGAACGCGAACGCTGGATGGTGGTGATTGCCGCCCTGGCGGTTATGGTGTACGGTTTTTATCTATTCATTTATTCCCCACTGACGACTGCCGTCAGCACCCGCACACAACAGTTAAAAGAAAAAAGCGAAACCCTGGTGTGGATGCAGGGCATAAAGCGGCAAGGCGGGCAACAATCCCCTAAGGCCATTGATAACAGCAAATTATTGTCCATTATCGCCTCACAATTAAGCAACAAGACATTCAGTCCCTTCCCTTACCAGCTTGAACAAACTGGCGTCGGCGATATCCAGCTCAGTTTTGAACAGGTTCCTTATGCGGCCATTCTTCGCTGGCTGTGGGCCTTAAACAGCGATTACACCGTGACACTCAAACAAATTCGTATGGATAAAACCAACACGCCCGGGGTCGTTAAGCTGATGGTTCTGTTGGCCGCGACTTAA
- the gspL gene encoding type II secretion system protein GspL, with protein MATTFIFAESLTDEGCVSLVIEQDNQVVQGCTERRFEDIRQLQSGTKTVVVLPATQFTFHSVQLPWLGDKKARAALPYALEDQLAQNVDELHFAFDRQYYSEGRYLVVVSDKTYLQDIIQRLKDKGIDFDALTVDWFALNPHEVCVLPEYSLIHSDHFRGALTQDLQGFLPKALEQKVYFFTDTPADLIPADALATNKESREWLAERLLHNKPFDLGQGALTHGSAKTSLKHWLIAAAAMVLLWVTSLIAVNWIKFQELNTKIAALDNQIAVIYRQFFPEAKQVISPRFRITQYLKSNQGTQEQPFFVLLNKLAAATKATTIEIEQVRFQNKTLQVSLSTNDFASLEALLNRLKSDKVAVKQNQASTVEDKVVSTLELTL; from the coding sequence GTGGCTACCACATTTATCTTTGCTGAGTCATTAACGGATGAAGGGTGTGTCAGTCTGGTTATCGAGCAGGATAATCAGGTTGTCCAAGGCTGCACTGAACGTCGTTTTGAAGACATCCGTCAACTGCAAAGCGGCACAAAAACAGTCGTGGTGCTTCCGGCAACGCAGTTTACCTTCCATTCCGTGCAATTGCCCTGGCTTGGCGATAAAAAAGCCAGAGCAGCCCTGCCTTATGCCCTGGAAGATCAATTGGCGCAGAACGTCGATGAATTGCATTTTGCTTTTGACCGGCAGTACTACAGCGAAGGCCGTTATCTGGTGGTGGTCAGCGACAAAACTTACCTTCAGGACATTATTCAGCGTCTTAAGGACAAAGGCATTGATTTTGACGCATTGACCGTGGACTGGTTTGCCTTAAACCCCCACGAAGTCTGTGTTTTACCTGAGTATTCGTTAATTCACAGCGATCATTTTCGCGGCGCATTGACTCAGGATTTGCAAGGCTTCCTGCCGAAAGCGCTCGAACAAAAAGTCTATTTTTTTACTGACACCCCAGCGGATCTCATTCCTGCCGACGCCCTGGCGACTAACAAAGAATCGCGGGAGTGGCTGGCAGAGCGTTTATTACACAACAAACCCTTTGATCTGGGCCAGGGGGCCCTGACCCACGGCTCAGCCAAAACCAGCCTTAAACACTGGTTGATTGCCGCTGCCGCCATGGTTCTCCTCTGGGTGACCAGCCTTATCGCCGTCAACTGGATTAAATTTCAGGAATTAAACACTAAAATTGCTGCCCTCGACAACCAGATTGCTGTCATCTACCGGCAGTTTTTCCCAGAGGCAAAACAGGTGATTAGTCCGCGCTTTCGCATCACTCAGTATTTAAAAAGCAACCAGGGCACCCAGGAGCAACCCTTCTTTGTGCTGCTCAATAAACTTGCGGCCGCGACAAAAGCCACGACCATTGAGATTGAGCAAGTGCGTTTTCAGAATAAAACCCTGCAGGTCAGTTTATCCACCAACGACTTTGCAAGCCTTGAAGCCTTGCTAAACCGTCTGAAAAGCGACAAAGTGGCAGTAAAACAAAATCAGGCCTCGACGGTTGAGGACAAAGTGGTCAGCACCCTGGAGCTTACTCTGTGA